The following coding sequences are from one Fibrobacter sp. UBA4297 window:
- a CDS encoding N-formylglutamate amidohydrolase, with protein MKAPALMITCEHASNAVPDFVLRAFRDSKIPDDVLASHRAYDIGAYKVFSNLVKRLKPDFHCSSRFSRLVVDMNRSATNKTFFSEFTVGLPNTVKSHMMSLWEKYREKIESFVAGIIPPNARKNEKNAPKEAPLKVIHLGIHSFTPILNGVERDADVGILYDPSRPAEVKIAQTLIQNIHERAPRLKIRKNYPYLGKSDGLTTTLRQKFGPSYAGLEIEINQKLLDF; from the coding sequence ATGAAAGCTCCGGCACTGATGATTACCTGCGAACATGCGAGCAACGCTGTGCCGGATTTCGTCCTGCGCGCATTCCGCGATTCCAAAATTCCCGATGACGTTCTCGCCTCCCACCGCGCTTACGACATTGGTGCATATAAAGTATTTTCAAATCTTGTAAAACGATTAAAGCCCGACTTCCATTGCTCTAGTCGGTTCTCGAGACTCGTGGTCGACATGAACCGCAGTGCGACCAACAAGACGTTCTTTTCGGAATTTACTGTTGGATTACCAAATACCGTAAAATCGCACATGATGAGTCTTTGGGAAAAGTATCGTGAGAAGATTGAAAGCTTTGTTGCAGGCATAATCCCGCCAAACGCCCGCAAAAACGAGAAAAATGCACCGAAGGAAGCTCCGCTCAAGGTCATCCACCTCGGAATCCACAGCTTTACGCCTATATTAAATGGTGTCGAGCGCGACGCCGATGTCGGGATTCTTTATGACCCGAGCCGCCCTGCCGAAGTGAAAATTGCGCAAACGCTCATCCAGAACATCCACGAACGCGCCCCGAGGCTTAAAATCCGCAAGAATTACCCGTATTTGGGCAAGTCCGATGGCCTTACGACCACGCTTCGCCAAAAGTTCGGCCCAAGTTACGCGGGACTTGAAATCGAGATTAACCAAAAGCTACTTGATTTTTAA
- a CDS encoding peptidase-C39 like family protein, which produces MDLKILPQPDDVTCGPTSLHAVYSYLGYNISLKKLISEIEFLEEGGTLGVFLGIDALKRGFKATIYSYNLKIFDPTWSKLKMPELREKLVALHKAKHAPKLKKAIDAYIRFIDLGGTVATADLRASMFESYFKRNIPVLCGLSATYLYRSPREYTNEKDQSVFDDIHGEPMGHFVVLYGLDEKKQFMVADPDCTNPMANGPYYKVDKFRLIHSILLGVMTYDGNILVVEKK; this is translated from the coding sequence ATGGATCTGAAAATACTCCCTCAGCCAGACGATGTTACGTGCGGACCGACTAGCCTACACGCTGTTTACTCTTATCTTGGCTATAATATTTCCCTAAAAAAGCTCATCTCTGAAATTGAATTTTTGGAAGAAGGCGGCACGCTTGGCGTTTTCCTTGGCATCGACGCCCTCAAGCGCGGATTTAAGGCAACCATTTATTCTTACAACTTAAAGATTTTTGACCCCACGTGGAGTAAGCTCAAGATGCCCGAACTTCGCGAAAAACTGGTTGCTTTGCACAAGGCAAAACACGCCCCCAAGCTTAAAAAAGCAATTGACGCCTACATCCGATTCATTGACCTTGGCGGAACCGTCGCCACTGCAGACCTCCGCGCAAGCATGTTCGAAAGTTACTTTAAGCGCAATATTCCGGTGCTTTGCGGTCTCAGCGCCACCTACCTTTACCGTTCCCCTCGCGAATACACGAACGAAAAAGACCAGTCCGTCTTTGACGATATCCACGGCGAGCCGATGGGGCATTTCGTAGTGCTCTACGGACTCGACGAAAAGAAGCAGTTCATGGTCGCGGACCCGGATTGTACAAACCCGATGGCAAACGGCCCTTATTACAAAGTAGACAAGTTCCGTCTAATCCACAGCATTTTGCTGGGTGTCATGACGTACGATGGAAACATCCTTGTAGTGGAGAAAAAGTAA
- the tgt gene encoding tRNA guanosine(34) transglycosylase Tgt has product MNENPFELLKKSAKSKARLGVIHTAHGDVTTPVFMPVGTAATVKGLTSRDICELDAEIILANTYHLYLRPGTKLIAEAGGVQKFMSWNRPMLTDSGGFQVWSLKQFRKITEEGVQFKSLLDGSRHLFTPASVMNAQREIGADIIMAFDECTPYPSTVEEAEKSLALTLKWTREAKEWLETNPPIHGYPQFFFGIVQGGMHKELRQKSIEALKEIEPDGYAMGGLSVGEPVETMYEIADFCTNLLPEDRARYVMGVGTPWNLLELVKRGVDMCDCILPAKNAQDGLVYTSRGVLRYKGAKFAHQHDMPLDPNCDCYCCRNYSRAYLRHLFKEKEPLGWTLAAIHNLHFYIHLMKSVKAHIADDTFEEWADEQIKILQQNAE; this is encoded by the coding sequence GTGAACGAAAATCCTTTTGAATTGTTAAAGAAATCTGCAAAGTCCAAGGCGCGTCTTGGCGTTATACATACCGCGCATGGCGATGTGACGACACCTGTTTTTATGCCGGTGGGCACTGCCGCGACGGTCAAGGGGCTTACGAGCCGCGACATCTGTGAACTTGATGCAGAAATCATCTTGGCGAATACGTACCACCTCTATTTGCGACCGGGCACAAAACTCATTGCTGAGGCGGGCGGTGTGCAAAAGTTCATGAGCTGGAACCGCCCGATGCTTACGGACAGCGGTGGATTCCAGGTGTGGAGTTTAAAACAGTTCCGAAAGATTACAGAAGAAGGCGTCCAGTTCAAGAGTTTGCTGGACGGTTCTCGTCATTTGTTCACACCGGCAAGCGTGATGAATGCGCAACGAGAAATCGGTGCGGATATCATCATGGCGTTCGATGAATGTACGCCGTACCCGAGTACGGTTGAAGAGGCCGAGAAGTCGCTTGCGCTCACGCTCAAGTGGACGCGCGAGGCGAAGGAATGGCTGGAGACGAATCCGCCGATTCATGGCTATCCGCAGTTTTTCTTTGGCATTGTGCAGGGCGGCATGCACAAGGAATTGCGACAGAAGTCTATCGAGGCGCTCAAGGAAATTGAGCCGGATGGCTATGCAATGGGCGGGCTTTCTGTAGGCGAGCCTGTCGAGACGATGTACGAAATTGCAGACTTTTGTACAAACTTATTGCCCGAAGACCGTGCCCGTTATGTGATGGGCGTGGGAACGCCGTGGAATTTGCTAGAGCTTGTGAAACGCGGCGTGGATATGTGCGACTGCATTTTGCCGGCGAAGAATGCACAGGACGGATTAGTTTATACGAGCCGAGGAGTGCTCCGTTACAAGGGTGCGAAGTTTGCGCACCAGCACGATATGCCGCTTGACCCGAACTGCGATTGCTATTGCTGCCGTAATTACAGCCGTGCGTATTTGCGCCATCTGTTCAAGGAAAAGGAACCGCTTGGCTGGACGCTTGCGGCGATTCACAATTTGCATTTCTACATCCACTTGATGAAGTCCGTGAAAGCCCATATTGCAGATGATACTTTTGAAGAATGGGCGGACGAGCAAATTAAGATTTTACAGCAGAACGCTGAGTAG
- a CDS encoding DUF2156 domain-containing protein, which produces MLEFRIPELSDRENVARAVAESGYIGSDAAFASLFLWRKKYGTLMALQNGFLFRYYQGEGSRRGYTFPLGADDPREALDAIVQDAKESGRPLEFCLVDETRAHILLDYFKKSIQFVNDRGDSDYIYSAESLATLAGNTYRKKRNHISKFNRSYEHYELRKITADNFADALEIEKKWLQNSMSGEFPCEPTCECEEAAWAERSTDEKSRMAEFCAIEETLKNFDALGMKGAILYVENAPVGMTIASEIAPRVWDIHFEKVIGEYADNGGYAVINKMFAETLTGAKLINREEDINIEGLRKAKLSYYPLNILDKCHATVSLDRTVAERDTDELGNV; this is translated from the coding sequence ATGCTAGAATTTCGAATTCCAGAACTTTCAGATCGAGAAAATGTGGCAAGGGCTGTGGCAGAATCCGGTTATATCGGGAGTGATGCTGCGTTTGCAAGCCTTTTCTTGTGGCGCAAAAAATACGGCACACTGATGGCGCTGCAAAATGGATTCCTCTTTCGCTATTATCAAGGCGAGGGGAGCCGGCGCGGTTACACGTTCCCGCTTGGGGCCGATGACCCGCGTGAAGCGCTTGACGCAATTGTTCAAGATGCGAAAGAATCGGGCCGTCCGTTGGAATTCTGCTTAGTCGATGAGACTCGTGCGCATATCCTTTTGGATTATTTTAAAAAGTCCATCCAGTTTGTAAATGACCGTGGCGATAGCGATTACATTTATTCTGCGGAAAGTCTTGCAACTCTTGCTGGGAATACGTATCGCAAAAAGCGGAATCACATCTCGAAATTCAATCGCTCGTACGAACATTACGAGTTGCGTAAAATCACTGCTGATAATTTTGCGGATGCTCTCGAAATCGAGAAAAAGTGGTTGCAAAATTCTATGTCAGGTGAGTTTCCTTGTGAACCGACTTGCGAATGCGAAGAAGCGGCTTGGGCAGAACGCTCTACAGATGAAAAGTCTCGTATGGCGGAATTTTGTGCAATTGAAGAAACGCTTAAGAATTTTGATGCTCTTGGCATGAAGGGGGCGATACTTTATGTGGAAAATGCTCCTGTTGGCATGACGATAGCTTCTGAAATTGCCCCTAGAGTCTGGGATATCCATTTTGAAAAAGTCATTGGCGAGTATGCGGATAATGGCGGCTATGCCGTTATTAATAAAATGTTTGCAGAAACGCTTACAGGAGCAAAGCTCATCAATCGCGAAGAAGATATTAATATTGAAGGGCTCCGCAAAGCAAAACTTTCGTATTACCCGCTCAATATTTTGGACAAATGCCATGCGACTGTTTCTCTTGATAGGACTGTCGCTGAACGTGATACAGATGAGCTGGGGAATGTTTAA
- the nirJ1 gene encoding putative heme d1 biosynthesis radical SAM protein NirJ1: MISITKLLMDTPNFGDSLRYQPHAHKATNGVGAGRGPVVVWNCTKTCNLKCVHCYARSEAIKYQNELTHEEGIKLIDQLADFHVPVILFSGGEPLLRPDFFELANYAASKGIRPTISTNGTCITPDVAQKLKAMGVGYVGISLDGCEETHDKFRGKQGAYQMALRGIRNCVATGQKVGLRFTITKYNYQDLNAIFDLLEAENIDRVCFYHLVYSGRGSAMVDNDLNHEESRKVMDLIIDRTLDFKKRGVNKEILTVDNHADAVYLYQRMKREDPERAEKILDLIKMNGGNRSGMAFGNIDSIGNVHPDQFTQYITLGNVRERNFGDIWTDLSNPIMAGLKNRKPLLKGRCPKCAYLNLCNGNFRTRAEAVTGDFWAEDPACYLTDEEIGL, encoded by the coding sequence ATGATCAGTATTACTAAGCTTTTGATGGACACCCCGAATTTCGGGGATTCTCTTCGTTATCAACCTCATGCGCACAAGGCGACAAATGGTGTGGGCGCAGGACGTGGCCCGGTGGTGGTGTGGAACTGCACCAAGACTTGTAACCTGAAGTGTGTGCATTGCTATGCGCGTTCTGAGGCGATTAAGTACCAGAACGAACTTACGCACGAAGAGGGAATCAAGCTTATTGATCAGCTCGCAGATTTCCATGTGCCGGTGATTTTGTTCAGCGGTGGCGAACCGCTTTTGCGCCCGGACTTTTTTGAACTCGCAAACTATGCGGCAAGCAAGGGCATCCGTCCGACAATTTCGACGAACGGCACTTGCATCACGCCGGATGTGGCTCAGAAGCTCAAGGCGATGGGCGTTGGCTATGTGGGCATCAGCTTGGATGGTTGCGAAGAAACTCACGACAAGTTCCGCGGCAAGCAGGGCGCGTACCAGATGGCTTTGCGCGGGATCCGCAATTGCGTGGCAACGGGCCAGAAGGTTGGGCTCCGCTTCACAATTACAAAGTACAACTATCAAGACCTGAACGCTATTTTCGATTTGCTCGAAGCGGAAAACATTGATAGAGTTTGTTTCTATCACCTTGTCTATAGCGGTCGCGGAAGTGCAATGGTCGATAACGACTTGAATCACGAAGAAAGCCGCAAGGTGATGGACTTGATCATTGATCGCACTTTGGACTTTAAGAAGCGCGGCGTGAACAAGGAAATTTTGACGGTCGACAACCACGCAGATGCCGTTTATCTGTACCAGCGCATGAAGCGCGAAGACCCGGAACGCGCCGAAAAGATTTTGGATTTGATTAAGATGAACGGTGGCAACCGCAGTGGCATGGCTTTTGGCAATATCGATAGCATTGGCAATGTGCATCCGGACCAGTTTACGCAATATATCACGCTCGGAAATGTTCGCGAACGCAACTTTGGCGACATTTGGACAGACTTGTCAAATCCGATTATGGCTGGCCTCAAGAACCGCAAACCGCTTTTGAAGGGGCGTTGTCCGAAGTGTGCTTACTTGAATTTGTGCAACGGCAATTTCCGCACGCGTGCCGAAGCCGTTACTGGTGACTTCTGGGCTGAAGATCCGGCTTGCTATTTGACGGATGAAGAAATTGGGCTGTAA
- a CDS encoding Lrp/AsnC family transcriptional regulator, giving the protein MKKLGCNAPCDVPQMLSQKLLAIIQDGFPLVERPYKALAEMLNVSEQDAFDEVEKMRTSGVIRRIGGVYDSKKLGFISRLCAGKVPASSFDFSAEHHAQTPMESFATVVMDEPAITHNYVRSHEYNVWFTVIAENESAIQAVVDRVCAKTELRNVHVLTATKKYKINTVMSLDERRGSAGSPILTKDERGECASALHHSETRSVEESSKFPGTLSEADRIRIHIACGDIPHSLTPFKDWGVSFDELREDIATKRMRRFGAILRHQDAGFPCNAMVCFRIVDCRKSEVRSGNSDSRNVILSGDAAKNPVKSCDLIAQAGLILATNPHISHCYERPAFEGFPYNLYAMMHAPSKDLLSRYIEDAAKSIDNSNYVVLNSLRELKKTSFKFFV; this is encoded by the coding sequence ATGAAGAAATTGGGCTGTAACGCCCCTTGCGATGTGCCGCAAATGCTGAGTCAAAAACTTCTCGCGATTATTCAAGACGGCTTTCCGTTGGTGGAACGCCCGTATAAGGCGCTTGCGGAAATGTTGAACGTTTCAGAACAAGATGCTTTTGATGAAGTTGAAAAAATGCGCACTTCTGGCGTGATTCGCCGTATTGGTGGCGTGTACGATTCCAAGAAACTGGGCTTTATTTCGAGACTTTGTGCTGGGAAAGTGCCTGCATCGTCATTTGATTTTTCGGCAGAACATCATGCGCAAACACCGATGGAATCGTTTGCGACCGTCGTGATGGATGAACCTGCGATTACGCATAATTATGTCCGCAGTCACGAATACAATGTTTGGTTTACGGTCATTGCTGAAAATGAATCCGCAATCCAGGCTGTTGTAGACCGCGTTTGTGCTAAAACAGAATTGCGCAATGTCCATGTTCTTACCGCTACCAAGAAGTATAAAATCAATACGGTGATGTCATTAGACGAGAGACGTGGTTCGGCAGGCTCACCAATCTTGACGAAAGACGAAAGAGGCGAGTGTGCCTCGGCTTTGCATCATTCTGAGACCCGAAGTGTCGAAGAATCCAGTAAATTCCCCGGAACGCTCTCCGAAGCAGACCGCATTCGCATTCACATTGCTTGCGGTGATATTCCGCATTCTCTCACTCCGTTTAAGGATTGGGGCGTATCTTTCGACGAACTTCGCGAAGATATTGCAACGAAACGCATGCGCCGCTTTGGCGCGATTCTGCGTCATCAAGATGCAGGCTTCCCTTGCAATGCTATGGTGTGCTTTAGGATTGTAGACTGTAGAAAGTCGGAAGTTAGAAGTGGTAATTCGGACTCCCGTAATGTCATCCTGAGCGGAGATGCCGCGAAGAATCCAGTAAAGTCTTGTGATTTGATTGCTCAGGCGGGCTTGATTCTTGCGACAAATCCTCATATTTCGCACTGTTACGAGCGCCCTGCTTTTGAAGGCTTTCCGTACAATCTTTATGCAATGATGCACGCTCCGTCAAAGGATTTGCTGTCACGCTATATCGAAGATGCCGCAAAATCCATCGATAATAGTAATTATGTTGTTTTAAATTCCTTGCGGGAACTCAAGAAAACGAGTTTCAAATTTTTTGTTTAA
- the hemA gene encoding glutamyl-tRNA reductase: protein MRKIYMAGMSHKVAEIAIREKFYIPMDVKTEALTHSPFDELLILATCNRTEVYVASDREITDSELVRYVCGLAHQDYDDFAKFFYFKSGDDVAHHVMNVCAGLDSVAMGEDQILHQIGRAYETAHQLNATGNTLNKLFQSAIHTTKRIKTETNLSKLSCNIPFLAMKQVQKTFDDLENRTVYIVGLGEMGSLMLKYVQENTTKIFASSKTFANAEKFADVLTPVKFEDRYEVLGKCDVVILCSACQEPIVTKNGFEKTIALCHPERSTVCEVEGSSEGLSAVTTPSKRLIIDLGSPRNAEASIGELPGVEYVCVDDLEKIVSENRRLRMIELDAAQKILKEGLDEFLHWNRMDEVSKQIHLHAEKMLATANEESEKLLRSMPELSEDDRHRIQMMYERFAKKMANDFLYKVKAENSPEDVQVFLKCLDSKSCRSANNAESPRN from the coding sequence ATGCGCAAGATTTATATGGCAGGCATGAGCCACAAGGTGGCTGAAATCGCAATTCGCGAAAAGTTTTACATCCCGATGGATGTGAAGACAGAAGCTTTAACACATTCTCCGTTTGATGAACTTTTGATTTTGGCAACGTGTAACCGCACGGAAGTCTATGTGGCAAGCGACCGCGAAATCACTGATAGTGAACTCGTTCGCTATGTGTGTGGACTGGCTCATCAAGATTACGATGATTTTGCAAAGTTCTTTTATTTTAAGTCAGGTGACGATGTGGCGCATCATGTGATGAATGTGTGTGCCGGGCTTGATTCTGTCGCCATGGGTGAAGATCAGATTCTGCACCAAATTGGCCGTGCGTACGAAACGGCGCACCAGCTGAACGCCACGGGCAATACGCTGAACAAGCTTTTCCAGAGTGCAATACACACGACAAAGCGCATCAAGACCGAGACGAACTTGAGCAAGCTCAGTTGCAATATTCCGTTCTTGGCGATGAAACAAGTGCAGAAGACTTTTGACGATCTTGAAAATCGTACTGTGTACATCGTGGGGCTTGGCGAAATGGGTTCGTTGATGCTCAAGTATGTACAAGAGAATACGACCAAGATTTTTGCAAGTAGCAAGACTTTTGCGAATGCCGAAAAATTTGCAGATGTGCTTACTCCTGTGAAATTCGAAGACCGCTACGAAGTCCTTGGCAAGTGCGATGTCGTGATTCTTTGCAGCGCTTGTCAGGAACCGATTGTGACGAAAAATGGGTTTGAAAAGACAATTGCATTGTGTCATCCTGAGCGAAGCACGGTGTGCGAAGTTGAAGGATCCAGTGAAGGTTTGTCTGCTGTGACCACCCCTTCAAAGCGCTTGATTATTGATCTCGGTAGCCCGCGCAATGCTGAAGCTTCTATTGGCGAACTTCCGGGCGTTGAATACGTTTGCGTTGATGACCTTGAAAAAATCGTCTCAGAAAACCGCCGTTTGCGCATGATTGAACTTGATGCGGCTCAGAAAATCTTGAAAGAAGGTCTTGACGAATTCTTGCATTGGAACCGCATGGACGAGGTCTCCAAGCAAATTCATTTGCATGCCGAGAAAATGCTTGCGACGGCAAATGAAGAATCTGAAAAGTTATTGCGCTCTATGCCGGAACTTTCGGAAGATGACCGTCATCGCATCCAGATGATGTACGAACGTTTTGCGAAGAAAATGGCAAATGACTTTTTGTATAAAGTTAAGGCCGAAAATTCGCCCGAAGATGTGCAAGTGTTCCTGAAGTGCTTAGATTCAAAGTCTTGCCGCTCTGCAAATAATGCAGAATCTCCTAGAAATTAG
- the hemC gene encoding hydroxymethylbilane synthase, translating into MSELKLRIATRKSALALAQTTMAADAIVATNAAAEPLTYELVSMTTEGDRRLDKSLASFGGKGVFIKELEIALLEGRADIAIHSLKDMPAEVLPEFKLAAVLKREDPRDAFLSRGGAAGIRFMDLSAGARVGTGSIRRVVQLEALRPDLEYVPIRGNIQTRIGKLAELDGVVLAAAGLKRMGLADQVTEYFSTEQMLPASGQGILAIETLADSDTCHPERSTMCEVEGSGAICNDLSQILARVNDVATFCIASAEMAYLKALNAGCQFPVASFAEFVDGGSNRIAQTLKIRGIYWDEKFNRLLRAETSGALDLNSADSVHQAKNLGVELARAIQKQL; encoded by the coding sequence GTGAGTGAATTGAAATTACGTATCGCAACACGCAAGAGCGCTTTGGCTTTGGCCCAGACGACGATGGCGGCAGATGCTATTGTCGCTACGAATGCGGCTGCAGAACCGCTGACTTATGAACTTGTCTCCATGACAACCGAAGGCGATCGCCGTTTGGATAAGTCGCTGGCGAGCTTTGGCGGTAAGGGCGTGTTCATCAAGGAACTGGAAATAGCACTCCTTGAAGGTCGTGCGGATATTGCAATTCACAGTTTGAAAGATATGCCTGCCGAAGTGCTACCTGAATTTAAATTGGCGGCTGTTTTGAAGCGCGAAGATCCGCGAGATGCTTTCCTTTCGCGAGGTGGTGCGGCTGGAATCCGCTTTATGGATTTGTCGGCTGGCGCTCGCGTCGGTACGGGAAGTATTCGTCGTGTAGTACAGCTCGAAGCGCTCCGCCCGGATTTGGAATATGTGCCGATTCGCGGAAACATCCAGACTCGTATAGGCAAGCTTGCGGAACTTGATGGCGTTGTGCTTGCGGCTGCGGGCCTTAAGCGTATGGGGCTTGCTGACCAGGTAACGGAATACTTTAGCACTGAACAGATGCTCCCCGCAAGTGGTCAGGGAATCCTTGCAATTGAAACTCTTGCCGATTCTGACACTTGTCATCCTGAGCGAAGCACGATGTGCGAAGTCGAAGGATCTGGGGCGATTTGTAACGACCTTTCGCAGATTCTCGCTCGCGTGAACGATGTTGCGACATTCTGCATCGCCTCTGCTGAAATGGCTTATTTAAAAGCGCTCAACGCAGGTTGCCAATTTCCAGTGGCAAGCTTCGCGGAATTTGTTGACGGTGGGTCTAATAGAATTGCGCAGACTTTGAAAATTCGCGGCATTTACTGGGACGAAAAATTTAACCGTTTACTCCGCGCCGAAACCTCGGGCGCACTTGATTTAAATTCTGCAGACTCAGTCCACCAAGCTAAAAATTTGGGCGTCGAACTTGCCCGTGCAATTCAGAAGCAATTGTAA
- a CDS encoding deoxycytidylate deaminase has translation MNSSRAKLRDEVYTQMMCAQARLSKDQNTQMGAVLVSADGRVISTGYNGAPAGFDDETVPYTREKQLLAYDLLDADSGELLSHHEFEANKYPFMVHAEINALHYARGKVPPGSKLYVIGFPCERCSLDISLSGVAEVFVTKDDYDPKSTLNNNRDTAYYMFAQAGIIVTLCGKRIKPVVSKPGKK, from the coding sequence ATGAATAGTTCTAGAGCAAAGCTTCGCGACGAAGTCTATACGCAGATGATGTGTGCCCAGGCACGCCTTTCCAAAGACCAAAATACCCAAATGGGAGCCGTTCTTGTGAGCGCCGACGGGCGCGTTATTAGCACGGGTTACAACGGCGCTCCCGCTGGATTTGACGACGAGACCGTTCCGTACACGCGCGAAAAGCAACTCCTCGCTTACGATTTGCTAGACGCCGACTCAGGTGAGCTTTTGAGCCATCACGAATTCGAGGCGAACAAGTATCCGTTCATGGTCCACGCCGAAATCAACGCGCTCCACTACGCTCGAGGAAAGGTTCCTCCTGGTTCCAAGCTCTACGTGATTGGATTCCCGTGCGAACGTTGCTCTTTGGACATCAGCCTTTCAGGCGTTGCCGAAGTTTTCGTGACCAAGGACGATTATGATCCGAAGTCCACGTTAAACAACAACCGCGACACGGCTTACTACATGTTCGCACAAGCAGGAATCATCGTGACGCTTTGCGGCAAACGAATCAAGCCCGTTGTATCGAAGCCTGGAAAGAAATAA
- the cobA gene encoding uroporphyrinogen-III C-methyltransferase → MENSNHFGKVYLIGAGPGDPGLLTVRGKSILEKADVVVYDRLVSPGVLSLCSPRAKMVDVGKMPTHHKMKQSEINKLLVKFAVEMPGSIVARLKGGDPFVFGRGGEEALELVDAGVEFEVVPGVTSAIAVPAYAGIPVSHRGIATSFHIITGHEKEKSVVDPIAALQGDCHSGAEGDRIQCNLSLDFENLAKCQGTLIFLMGIANMDFIAHRLIECGKDPKTPLAFIEKGTTPNQRTVMATLETAGETIVRENVTAPAITIMGGVVELGKTLAWKKNLPLSGKRLVVTRAAKQSSGITARLTALGAEVIETPMIETRSLEKPQTVCHPERSTVGAESKDPGLQGSVDFKSLANYDILAFTSTNGVECFFKQLFAAGYDVRVLAGKKIASVGKITEKKLLEYGIRCDYVPEDHTGEGLGLLLRDVVNKHDRVFLSPFDKLRVNSGRSSESNDLVESRILLLQGNLADDTLLKLLPKATRWTVYETLPVAELPDWKREAIVSADAVVFASTSAVENFVKLTPQSAEGTISRLTPHTSFCIGRITESAASKYGFETVTSDETTMDSLVKKIVEYYTTSSNH, encoded by the coding sequence ATGGAAAATTCGAATCATTTTGGCAAAGTTTATTTGATTGGCGCAGGACCTGGCGATCCTGGGCTTTTAACCGTGCGCGGAAAGTCAATTCTTGAAAAAGCCGATGTTGTGGTTTACGATCGTTTGGTTTCACCGGGCGTGCTCTCGTTATGTAGTCCGAGAGCAAAGATGGTGGATGTGGGTAAAATGCCGACGCACCACAAGATGAAACAGTCCGAAATCAATAAGCTCTTGGTAAAATTTGCCGTTGAAATGCCGGGTTCGATCGTTGCGCGTTTGAAGGGCGGTGATCCGTTTGTGTTCGGTCGTGGTGGCGAAGAGGCTTTGGAGCTTGTCGATGCTGGCGTCGAATTTGAAGTGGTACCGGGCGTGACGTCTGCCATTGCTGTGCCAGCCTACGCAGGCATTCCTGTGAGTCATCGTGGAATTGCAACAAGTTTCCATATCATCACAGGCCACGAAAAAGAAAAATCCGTCGTGGACCCTATCGCTGCACTCCAGGGTGACTGTCATTCTGGAGCCGAAGGCGATAGAATCCAATGCAATCTCTCGCTAGACTTTGAAAATCTCGCGAAGTGCCAGGGAACGCTCATCTTTTTGATGGGCATTGCCAATATGGACTTTATTGCACATCGATTAATTGAATGTGGCAAAGACCCGAAGACTCCACTTGCATTTATTGAAAAAGGAACTACTCCGAACCAGCGTACCGTTATGGCAACGCTTGAAACAGCGGGGGAGACCATCGTTCGTGAAAATGTGACAGCACCCGCAATTACGATTATGGGTGGTGTGGTTGAACTTGGCAAGACTCTTGCGTGGAAAAAGAATTTGCCGCTTTCGGGCAAGCGCTTGGTTGTAACGCGTGCCGCAAAACAATCTAGTGGGATTACAGCTCGACTGACAGCTCTCGGTGCTGAAGTCATCGAAACTCCGATGATTGAAACACGTTCTTTGGAAAAGCCACAAACCGTATGTCATCCTGAGCGGAGCACCGTAGGTGCGGAGTCGAAGGATCCAGGCTTGCAAGGTTCAGTCGATTTCAAATCCCTCGCGAACTATGACATTCTTGCTTTCACGAGCACGAACGGTGTTGAATGTTTCTTTAAGCAGTTGTTTGCTGCGGGTTATGATGTGCGTGTGCTTGCGGGCAAGAAAATTGCAAGTGTCGGGAAAATCACCGAAAAGAAGTTGCTTGAATACGGCATCCGTTGCGATTACGTTCCTGAAGACCACACCGGCGAAGGTCTGGGCTTGTTGTTACGAGACGTGGTTAATAAGCACGATCGTGTCTTCCTGAGCCCATTCGACAAGCTCAGGGTAAACTCCGGGCGTAGCTCGGAGTCGAATGATCTAGTTGAATCCCGCATCCTCCTCCTGCAAGGCAATCTCGCTGACGATACTTTGCTCAAACTCTTGCCCAAAGCAACCCGTTGGACCGTTTACGAAACACTGCCGGTTGCTGAACTCCCGGATTGGAAGCGCGAAGCCATTGTAAGTGCCGATGCAGTCGTCTTCGCCAGCACCAGTGCCGTCGAGAATTTTGTCAAACTTACGCCTCAAAGTGCCGAAGGCACGATCTCACGCCTCACTCCTCACACTTCTTTTTGCATTGGTCGCATAACGGAATCCGCTGCCAGCAAGTACGGCTTTGAAACCGTCACCTCGGACGAAACGACAATGGATTCCCTTGTAAAGAAGATTGTGGAATACTACACAACGTCCTCTAATCACTAA